Proteins from a genomic interval of Equus quagga isolate Etosha38 chromosome 13, UCLA_HA_Equagga_1.0, whole genome shotgun sequence:
- the CAPNS1 gene encoding calpain small subunit 1, with protein MFLVNSFLKGGGGGGGGGGLGGGLGNVLGGLISGGGGGGGGGGGGGGGGGGTAMRILGGVISAISEAAAQYNPEPPPPRTHYSNIEANESEEVRQFRRLFAQLAGDDMEVSPTELMNILNKIVTRHPDLKTDGFGIDTCRSMVAVMDSDTTGKLGFEEFKYLWNNIKKWQAIYKQFDMDRSGTIGSSELPGAFQAAGFHLNEHLYNMIIRRYSDEGGNMDFDNFISCLVRMDAMFRAFKSLDKDGSGQIQVNIQEWLQLTMYS; from the exons ATGTTCCTGGTTAACTCGTTCCTgaagggcggcggcggcggcgggggaggcgggggccTGGGCGGGGGCCTGGGGAATGTGCTCGGAGGCCTGAtcagcggcggcggcggaggcggtggcggtggtggtggcggcggcggcggtggcggcggaaCTGCCATGCGCATCCTGGGCGGGGTCATTAGCGCCATCAG CGAGGCGGCTGCGCAGTACAACCCAGAGCCCCCG cccccacGCACCCATTACTCCAACATCGAGGCCAATGAGAGCGAGGAGGTCCGCCAGTTCCGGAGGCTCTTTGCCCAGCTGGCTGGAGAT GACATGGAGGTCAGTCCCACAGAACTCATGAACATTCTCAACAAGATCGTGACCCGAC ACCCTGATCTGAAGACTGATGGCTTTGGCATTGACACGTGCCGCAGCATGGTGGCCGTGATGGAT AGCGACACGACAGGCAAGCTGGGCTTCGAGGAATTCAAGTACTTGTGGAACAACATCAAAAAGTGGCAG GCCATCTACAAACAGTTTGACATGGACCGTTCGGGGACCATCGGCAGCAGTGAACTCCCAGGGGCCTTTCAGGCAGCAG GGTTCCACCTGAACGAGCATCTCTACAACATGATCATCCGACGCTATTCGGATGAAGGAGGGAACATGGATTTTGACAACTTCATCAGCTGCCTGGTCAGGATGGACGCCATGTTCC GTGCCTTCAAATCTCTTGACAAAGATGGCAGTGGACAAATCCAGGTGAACATCCAGGAG TGGCTGCAGCTGACTATGTATTCCTGA
- the LOC124249850 gene encoding uncharacterized protein LOC124249850 produces the protein MYPLVPLSSPLGPIEIPRISTWVLQPFGAGEGSEHLLREPIGRIRIWSPDLSGFPPRAGDRAAVRRAGGVAWDSPGGEDTVCPWVERGGDSGRREGRRMRALRVSPALVRSFSSTARNRFENRVAEKQKLFQADNDLPVHLKGGATDNILYRVTMGLCLGGTAYSLYCLGWASFPHKK, from the exons atgtaTCCCCTGGTACCGCTTTCCTCTCCACTCGGACCAATAGAAATTCCGAGGATTAGCACATGGGTGCTCCAACCGTTTGGCGCGGGGGAGGGGTCGGAGCATCTTCTCCGGGAGCCTATTGGACGAATCCGAATCTGGTCGCCGGATTTGTCCGGCTTCCCACCCCGGGCCGGGGACAGGGCTGCGGTGCGGCGCGCCGGGGGCGTGGCCTGGGATTCCCCGGGAGGGGAGGACACTGTATGTCCTTGGGTGGAGAGGGGAGGTGACTCCGGCCGAAGAGAAGGACGCAGAATGAGGGCCCTGCGG GTCTCCCCGGCGCTGGTCCGCTCCTTCAGCTCAACCGCCCGGAACCGCTTCGAGAACCGAGTGGCCGAGAAACAGAAACTCTTCCAg GCGGACAATGACCTCCCGGTGCACTTGAAGGGCGGGGCAACCGATAACATCCTGTACCGAGTGACCATGGGGCTGTGTCTGGGCG GCACCGCCTACAGCCTGTACTGCCTTGGCTGGGCCTCCTTCCCCCACAAGAAGTGA